A section of the Larus michahellis chromosome 1, bLarMic1.1, whole genome shotgun sequence genome encodes:
- the GSG1 gene encoding germ cell-specific gene 1 protein isoform X2, with amino-acid sequence MELLKGFPLRRAFLAVILNLLALSLSTTALLGSYWCTGTQKVPKPLCGKSKATKCIGVPMPSDAGAGNVSSQEEVHYSWETGDDRFAFRYFHTGMWLSCEESMEGPEEKCRSFIELSPPAERGILWLSLGSEMLYISLLLISFILMMVEMLHTGNPVCGLKLNAFAAVSSVLSGLLGMVAHMMYTQVFQATVSLGPEDWRPHSWDYGWAYYMAWASFTCCMASAVTTLNTYTKTVLEFKRNHIKGYDGNFKDQPQHHQCFIQQQISSYYEPQTKPLHSVSEGVDFYSELQQKVLQREPELELDDILGQTIGEARC; translated from the exons atggagctgctgaagggatTTCCGTTGCGTCGTGCTTTCCTGGCTGTCATCCTGAACCTGCTggctctcagcctctccaccactGCCTTGCTCGGCAGCTACTGGTGCACCGGGACCCAGAAAGTGCCCAAGCCTTTGTGTGGGAAGAGCAAAGCCACCAAGTGCATCGGTGTCCCCATGCCGTCAGACGCAGGTGCTGGCAATGTTTCATCCCAGGAGGAGGTGCACTACAGCTGGGAGACTGGGGATGACCGCTTTGCCTTCAGATACTTCCACACTGGGATGTGGCTTTCCTGCGAAGAGAGCATGGAAGGGCCAG AAGAGAAATGCCGTAGCTTTATTGAGCTTTCACCACCGGCAGAAAGAG GAATCCTGTGGCTGTCACTGGGATCAGAGATGCTGTACATCAGCTTGCTGCTCATCAGCTTCATCCTCATGATGGTGGAAATGCTGCATACGGGCAATCCTGTCTGTGGGTTGAAGCTCAACGCCTTTGCTGCTGTCTCCTCAGTGTTGTCAG GTCTTCTTGGGATGGTGGCGCACATGATGTACACTCAAGTCTTCCAAGCAACGGTTAGTCTGGGACCAGAGGACTGGAGACCGCACTCATGGGACTATGGCTGGGCATACTA CATGGCCTGGGCCTCCTTCACCTGCTGCATGGCCTCTGCTGTCACCACTCTCAACACCTACACCAAGACGGTGCTGGAGTTCAAAAGGAACCACATCAAGGGTTATGATGGGAACTTCAAGGATCAACCTCAGCACCACCAGTGCTTCATACAGCAGCAAATAAGCAGCTACTACGAGCCGCAAACCAAGCCCCTCCATTCAGTCTCTGAGGGAGTCGACTTCTACTCTGAGCTGCAGCAGAAAGTGCTACAGCGGGAACCAGAGCTGGAACTGGATGACATCTTGGGACAGACAATCGGGGAGGCTCGCTGTTAG
- the GSG1 gene encoding germ cell-specific gene 1 protein isoform X1, with protein sequence MKSHPPLETCRLSTANLGPYLMELLKGFPLRRAFLAVILNLLALSLSTTALLGSYWCTGTQKVPKPLCGKSKATKCIGVPMPSDAGAGNVSSQEEVHYSWETGDDRFAFRYFHTGMWLSCEESMEGPEEKCRSFIELSPPAERGILWLSLGSEMLYISLLLISFILMMVEMLHTGNPVCGLKLNAFAAVSSVLSGLLGMVAHMMYTQVFQATVSLGPEDWRPHSWDYGWAYYMAWASFTCCMASAVTTLNTYTKTVLEFKRNHIKGYDGNFKDQPQHHQCFIQQQISSYYEPQTKPLHSVSEGVDFYSELQQKVLQREPELELDDILGQTIGEARC encoded by the exons ATGAAGAGCCATCCGCCTCTTGAGACCTGCCGGTTAAGTACTGCAAATCTGGGGCCCTATCTG atggagctgctgaagggatTTCCGTTGCGTCGTGCTTTCCTGGCTGTCATCCTGAACCTGCTggctctcagcctctccaccactGCCTTGCTCGGCAGCTACTGGTGCACCGGGACCCAGAAAGTGCCCAAGCCTTTGTGTGGGAAGAGCAAAGCCACCAAGTGCATCGGTGTCCCCATGCCGTCAGACGCAGGTGCTGGCAATGTTTCATCCCAGGAGGAGGTGCACTACAGCTGGGAGACTGGGGATGACCGCTTTGCCTTCAGATACTTCCACACTGGGATGTGGCTTTCCTGCGAAGAGAGCATGGAAGGGCCAG AAGAGAAATGCCGTAGCTTTATTGAGCTTTCACCACCGGCAGAAAGAG GAATCCTGTGGCTGTCACTGGGATCAGAGATGCTGTACATCAGCTTGCTGCTCATCAGCTTCATCCTCATGATGGTGGAAATGCTGCATACGGGCAATCCTGTCTGTGGGTTGAAGCTCAACGCCTTTGCTGCTGTCTCCTCAGTGTTGTCAG GTCTTCTTGGGATGGTGGCGCACATGATGTACACTCAAGTCTTCCAAGCAACGGTTAGTCTGGGACCAGAGGACTGGAGACCGCACTCATGGGACTATGGCTGGGCATACTA CATGGCCTGGGCCTCCTTCACCTGCTGCATGGCCTCTGCTGTCACCACTCTCAACACCTACACCAAGACGGTGCTGGAGTTCAAAAGGAACCACATCAAGGGTTATGATGGGAACTTCAAGGATCAACCTCAGCACCACCAGTGCTTCATACAGCAGCAAATAAGCAGCTACTACGAGCCGCAAACCAAGCCCCTCCATTCAGTCTCTGAGGGAGTCGACTTCTACTCTGAGCTGCAGCAGAAAGTGCTACAGCGGGAACCAGAGCTGGAACTGGATGACATCTTGGGACAGACAATCGGGGAGGCTCGCTGTTAG